The sequence TTTTTATATTCTAAACCTTTTAATAAAGCTACTCTTGTAGTTAAAGATTCAAAAAAATCTAATCTTCCACTCATAGCTTCTTCAGTGATTTTTGCTACTTTTGCACCAAGATTTAACTCTTGTGCTAAAAAATCTATTGTCTCACCATCCATAAGTGTTGAATCAAAATCAAAAACAGCTAATTTCATCAATTTTCCCTAATTTTAGTCTTTAAAAGGTATAATAATACCCAATTTTAACTAAATATATAAAAGGAAACTTTTTTCTAATGTTTGAAACACTTATACAAAAACTGCAAGAAGATAAATATTTAACTCTTGAAACAACTCCTCAACATGAGCCTTCAATGCACAATATCATTGAAAAAATAAAAAAATTTAATCTACAAGATAAAATTGATGGTTTTTCATGCACAGATAATCCTTTGGCAAAGTTAAGATACAACTCTTTATTTGCTGCTTTAAAATTACAACAAGAGTTTAAAAAACCAGTAATTGCAACAATGACTATGAGAGATAGAAATAAAATTGCTTTGCAATCAGATTTACTTGGAGCAAATGATTTTGATGTTCGTGCAATTTTAGCATTAACAGGTGATCCAGCTAAAATGAGTGATCAGCCAAATAGTAAAGGTGTTTTTGAGGCAAACTCTTTAATGCTTTTGAAAATGATAAAATCATTTAATTATGGAATGGACTTTGCAGGACATCCTTTTAAAATCGAACCAAAACAAATATTTCCTTTTGCTGTTGTAAACTCTTATGCAAAAAATTTCTCTTCTTTAGAGAAAAAAATGCACTTAAAAATTCAAAATGGAGCAATAGGAATTATCACTCAACCTATTTTCGATATAGAAAATGCACAAAAACTTCTTGAAAGTTTTGATATAGCTAAAGAAAATGTTGAAGGAGATAAAAGAAAATCTCAATTAATTTTTGGACTTTTCCCTATAACAAAACTACGAACAGCACTATTTTTATCTGCACAAGTTCCTGGAATTCATGTTCCACAATTTTGGATTGATGCTCTTGAGAAAGCTCACAATATTGGTGAAGAAGAAGAGTATAAAGTAGGAATGGAATTAAGTAACAATTTATTTAAAGAGTTAAATAAACTTCATCCAAAAATTCACTTGATGACAGCAAATAGATTTGATGTTGCAAATGAGATTATCTCTTGAAATTAGCTTCGATTGATGTAGGTCTTAAAAGAATTGGCGTTGCCATTTGTCTTACAAGTGATATAGTAACTCCACAAAATGCAATTTTACGAAAAAATAGAAATCAAGCTGCTAATGATGTAAATACTTTTTTAAAAGAGTGGGAAATTGAAAAACTAATCGTTGGTTTCCCCACTTCAAGTGAAGATATGCAAAACAGAATCAAACACTTTGTTAACCTACTTGAACTTCAAATTCCATATGAATTTTGTGAAGAGAATATGAGTTCAATTGAAGCAGAAGAATTAATCAAAGGTGAAATAAAATATAAAAGAGATGGCAGAGTTGACTCACTTGCTGCTAAAATAATATTAGAACGATATTTAAAAAATAAATAATTTAATAAAGGAAAAAAACTTATGAATTTTACATTTAATCCATATTACACACTAATTATAGCCGTTATAGTTTTACTTATAGGAAAAGTCTTAGTAAATAAAATAGACTTTCTAAAAAGATATAATATTCCAGAACCAGTTGCTGGAGGTCTTGTTGCAGCACTTTGTACGACTGTTGTACACTACTTTTTTGGATATAGTATAACAACAAGTACAGAACTTCAAACAAGTTTTATGCTAATTTTCTTTGCATCAATTGGACTTAGTGCAAACTTTTATAAACTAAAAGAAGGTGGAAAAAGCCTTGTAATCTTTCTTTTTGTTATAGCTAGTTTTATTGTAGTTCAAAATTTTGTTGGTGTTTCACTTGCTACAATTTTAGGTATTGATCCACTTATTGGATTAATCGCTGGTTCAATAACTCTTACGGGAGGACATGGAACTGCTGGTGCTTGGGGAAGTATATTAGAAACAAAATATGGTATAGAAAATGCTACTGCTCTTGGTATGGCAGGTGCTACTTTTGG is a genomic window of Arcobacter lacus containing:
- a CDS encoding methylenetetrahydrofolate reductase — translated: MFETLIQKLQEDKYLTLETTPQHEPSMHNIIEKIKKFNLQDKIDGFSCTDNPLAKLRYNSLFAALKLQQEFKKPVIATMTMRDRNKIALQSDLLGANDFDVRAILALTGDPAKMSDQPNSKGVFEANSLMLLKMIKSFNYGMDFAGHPFKIEPKQIFPFAVVNSYAKNFSSLEKKMHLKIQNGAIGIITQPIFDIENAQKLLESFDIAKENVEGDKRKSQLIFGLFPITKLRTALFLSAQVPGIHVPQFWIDALEKAHNIGEEEEYKVGMELSNNLFKELNKLHPKIHLMTANRFDVANEIIS
- the ruvX gene encoding Holliday junction resolvase RuvX — its product is MKLASIDVGLKRIGVAICLTSDIVTPQNAILRKNRNQAANDVNTFLKEWEIEKLIVGFPTSSEDMQNRIKHFVNLLELQIPYEFCEENMSSIEAEELIKGEIKYKRDGRVDSLAAKIILERYLKNK